One genomic segment of Aythya fuligula isolate bAytFul2 chromosome 5, bAytFul2.pri, whole genome shotgun sequence includes these proteins:
- the NKX2-1 gene encoding homeobox protein Nkx-2.1: MLHALGSWRSNCACAAEGRRIMSMSPKHTTPFSVSDILSPLEESYKKVGMEGSNLGAPLSAYRQSQVSQPAMQQHPMGHNGTVTAAYHMTAAGVPQLSHATMGGYCNGNLGNMSELPPYQDTMRNSASATGWYGTNPDPRFSSISRFMAPSSGMNMGGMGSLSSLGDVSKSMAPLQSTPRRKRRVLFSQAQVYELERRFKQQKYLSAPEREHLASMIHLTPTQVKIWFQNHRYKMKRQAKDKAAQQQMQQENGSCQQQQSPRRVAVPVLVKDGKPCQAGSNTPTAAIQSHQQQAATTITVATNGNSLGQHQSHQTNSAGQSPDMGQHSASPSSLQSQVSSLSHLNSSTSDYGTAMSCSTLLYGRTW, translated from the exons ATGCTCCACGCCctgggcagctggaggagcaaCTGTGCGTGCGCTGCGGAGGG ccgCCGAATCATGTCGATGAGCCCAAAGCATACGACTCCTTTCTCAGTGTCTGACATCTTGAGTCCTTTGGAGGAAAGCTACAAGAAAGTGGGCATGGAGGGCAGTAACTTGGGGGCTCCCTTGTCAGCCTACAGACAGTCTCAGGTTTCTCAGCCGGCCATGCAGCAGCACCCCATGGGCCACAACGGAACAGTGACTGCCGCCTACCATATGACAGCGGCAGGGGTCCCCCAGCTCTCCCATGCTACGATGGGGGGCTACTGCAATGGGAACCTGGGCAACATGAGTGAGCTCCCGCCTTACCAGGACACCATGCGGAACAGCGCTTCGGCGACAGGATGGTACGGCACCAACCCGGACCCCCGCTTCTCCTCAA TCTCCCGCTTCATGGCGCCGTCCTCGGGCATGAACATGGGCGGCATGGGCAGCCTCAGCTCCCTGGGGGACGTGAGCAAGAGCATGGCCCCGCTCCAGAGCACGCCGCGGAGGAAACGGAGGGTCCTTTTTTCCCAGGCCCAGGTTTACGAGCTGGAGAGACGTTTCAAGCAGCAGAAATACCTCTCCGCCCCTGAGAGGGAACACTTAGCCAGCATGATACACCTCACCCCGACTCAGGTCAAAATCTGGTTCCAGAACCACCGCTACAAGATGAAACGCCAGGCCAAAGACAAGGCTGCGCAGCAGCAGATGCAACAGGAGAACGGCtcttgccagcagcagcagtctccCAGAAGGGTGGCAGTGCCAGTGCTTGTAAAGGATGGCAAGCCCTGCCAAGCAGGCTCCAACACACCCACAGCAGCGATCCAGAGCcatcagcagcaggcagctacAACAATCACAGTGGCTACCAATGGCAACAGCCTCGGACAGCATCAGAGCCACCAGACAAACAGTGCGGGGCAGTCTCCTGACATGGGACAGCACTCGGCCAGCCCTTCCTCTCTGCAGAGTCAAGTCTCCAGTTTGTCTCACCTAAACTCTTCTACTTCTGACTATGGCACTGCCATGTCTTGCTCCACCTTGCTATACGGTAGGACCTGGTGA